ATGTTCCTCGTCTCCTTGGCGGTCTGCGGCGTCGCTGGACTCGGCGTTCCCACACTGGTCCGCGCAGTTCCCGAGCCTGAGAACGATGACGAGCCGAAGGAGCTGTACGCCGACGTCGCGGCCCTGCCGGGTCTCGCCTGGAAGGCGGCGCTGTTCTCGGCAGTCATCGGGGGAGTCGTGGCGGCGACAGTCGGGGCGACCTGGCATCTGCTCGTGCTTCTCCCGCTGGTGCCGGTCGGGGTCGCGCTCGGGCTGGTCGACTGGCGGACCCGGCTGCTGCCGACCCGCATCATCGCGCCGACGTACGCACTCGTCATCGTTGGCGTGCTCGTCGTCTGGGCCGTCACCGGCGACACGAGTGACCTGGCTCGGGCCGGCCTGGGCTGGGTGATCGCAGGCTTCCTGTTCTTCGTGCTGTGGTTCGTGCACCCGCGTGGACTCGGCTACGGCGACGTACGCCTGTCGGGAATCCTCGGCATCGCGCTCGGGCACGTCGGGTGGGGCGAGCTGTTCGTCGGCGTGTATGCCGGATTCCTGCTCGGCGGGGTGGGCGGTCTGCTGCTCAGCCGGCTGCGCATAGTCGAGCGGAAGGACTACCCGTTCGGCCCGTTCATGCTGGTCGGGGTGCTGGTCGGCCTGCTCGTCGGGCCTGCCGCTGCGGCGTACTACAACCGCTGACTCCAGACGGGGCTCGTCCGAGATCGGGTCATCCCTGTGGAGAACTACGCTGGGGCGCCAAGAAGTGTCGGCGCCCGCTGGTGAGCCCTCTCGAGCCACCTGACCAACCGCGACCGGCTGAGGCGGGTGTCGGCGTCGATCACGGTACGCGCGCGCCTCGACGTGATCGAGCGCAGGCTTCCGTCCGAGGGCGTGCGGGCCTTTTGGAGCGCGACCGTCTCGACATCGCGGTGGCCACGATCGACGGGCTCCGCACGGCCGTGTGCGCACCAGTTTCGCCCATGCCGTTGCGCCGGGCGCACAGCCTGCTGGTCACCCTCGTACGCGACCTGGGTGGCTGACCGGCGGACGAGGCGCAGCCGGGTCATGGGTGCGTGAAACACTGCATCCATGCTGCGTTGGCTCACTGCGGGCGAGTCCCACGGTCCGTCCCTGGTCGCGATCCTCGAAGGTCTGCCCGCCCATGTGCGGGTGACGACTGCCGACATCGCCGACTCCCTGGCTCGTCGTCGTCTCGGTTACGGCCGTGGTGCCCGGATGAAGTTCGAGCAGGACGAGGTGACCATCACCGGTGGCGTCCGGCACGGCGAGACGATGGGGGGTCCGGTCGCGATCAACATCGGCAACACCGAGTGGCCCAAGTGGGACAAGGTCATGTCGGCCGACCCGGTCGACCCCGTCGAGCTCGACGCGCTGGCCCGCAACGCCGCCCTGACCCGGCCCCGGCCGGGCCATGCCGACCTGGTCGGGATGCAGAAGTACGACTTCGACGAGGCCCGCCCGATCCTCGAACGCGCCTCCGCCCGCGAGACGGCAGCCCGGGTGGCGCTCGGCCGGGTCGCATCGAACTTCCTGCAGCAGGCGGTCGACGCAGAGATCGTCTCCCACGTCGTCCGCCTCGGCACCGTGACCGCCCCCGAGGGTCTGATCCCGATGCCCGGCGACGTCGAGCGACTCGACGCCGACCCGGTGCGCTGCCTCGACCCCGAGACCTCTGCCGCGATGGTTGCGGAGATCGACCAGGCCCACAAGGACGGCGACACGCTCGGCGGCGTCGTCGAGGTCGTCGTACACGGACTGCCGCCGGGCCTCGGGTCGCACGTGCACTGGGACCGTCGTCTCGATGCGCGGCTGGCCGGTGCGCTGATGGGCATCCAGGCGATCAAGGGCGTCGAGGTCGGCGACGGATTCGCGCTGGCCGCCACCCCGGGCTCCCTGGCTCACGACGAGATCGTGCCGACCGACGACGGCCTGCGTCGTACGTCGGGACGTTCGGGCGGCACGGAGGGTGGCATGAGCACCGGTGAGGTGCTTCGCGTGCGCGCCGCCATGAAGCCCATCGCGACGGTGCCGCGGGCGCTGCGCACCGTCGACGTCGCGACCGGCGAGGCCTCGGTCGCCCATCACCAGCGCAGCGACGTGTGTGCCGTGCCGGCTGCCGGCATCGTCGCCGAGGCAATGGTGGCGCTGGTGCTCGCCGAGGCCGTCGTGGAGAAGTTCGGTGGCGACTCGGTGCGCGAGACCCGTCGCAACGTGCAGAGCTACCTCGACACGCTGAGGTTTCGGTGACCGGGCCCAGGGTCGTGCTCATCGGACCGATGGGCGCCGGCAAGACGACCGTCGCCGGCCTGCTCGCGGCCGCGTGGGACGTGCCCGTGCGCGACACCGACGACGACATCGAGCGCGAGCAGGGCCGCAGCATCTCCGACATCTTCGTCGACTCGGGAGAGGGCCAGTTCCGCGAGCTCGAGGCCAGAGCGGTCGCCGCGGCGCTCGAGCGCCACGACGGCGTGCTCGCGCTGGGCGGCGGTGCGGTGCTCGACCCGGCCACCCGCGACCTGCTCGACGGCCACACCGTGGTGTTCCTGCGCGTCGGCCTGGGCGACACCGTCTCCCGCGTGGGCCTGGGCGGCGGTCGCCCGCTGCTGCTCGGCAACATGCGTGGCCGCATCAAGCAGCTGCTCGACGAACGCACCCCTGTCTACGAGTCGGTCGCCACGCACACCGTCGACACCGACGGCCGCACGGCCGACGAGGTTGCCCACCAGGTGGCCGAGCTGCTCGGGGAGCCGGTGCCGTGAACGACACCGTCCTACCGGTGCGCGGAGCCGCGCCGTACGACGTGGTGATCGGCCACCACCTCGCCCACCGGCTGCCCGCGATGCTGGGGGAGTCGGTGCAGCGCATCGCCGTCCTGTACGACGGCACGCTGGGCCAGCTGGCCCAGCCGCTCGTGGACTCCCTTGTCGATGCCTATGACGTGCTCGCGCTCGGCCTGCCCCCAGGTGAGGCAGGCAAGAGCGCTGCGGTCGTGGCCGACCTCTGGGAAGCGCTGGGTGCCGCCGGTTTCACGCGGTCGGATGTCGTCGTCACGTTCGGTGGCGGGGCGACGACCGACCTCGGTGGCTTCGTGGCCGCCACCTGGCTGCGCGGCGTACGCGTCATCCACCTGCCCACGACGTTGCTCGGCATGGTCGACGCTGCGGTCGGTGGCAAGACCGGCATCAACACGAACGCCGGCAAGAACCTCGTCGGCGCCTTCCACGAGCCCGCCGGTGTGCTGTGCGACCTGGCGCTCCTGCGCACCCTGCCGCGTGACGAGCTCGTCGCCGGGCTGGGCGAGGTCATCAAATGCGGCTTCATCGCCGACCCGGTGATCCTCGACCTCGTCGAGTCCACCGACCCGGAGTCCCTGACCGTCGACAGCCCGGTGCTGCGCGAGCTTGTCGAGCGCGCCATCAAGGTCAAGATCGACGTGGTCGTCGACGATCTCCGGGAGACCGGGGGAGCCGACGATCACCCGGGTCGTGAGGTGCTCAACTACGGCCACACGATGGCGCACGCCATCGAACGCGCTTCCGGCTACGCCGTCCGCCACGGTGAGGCAGTCGCGATCGGCTGCGTCTACGTCGCCGAGGTGGCTCGCCGGGAGGGCATCCTGCCCGAGGCCGTCGCCGACCGGCATCACACGGCCTTCGCCCGCGTCGGCCTGCCGACCACCTGGTCCGGCGCGACGTTCGACGAGCTGCACGACACGATGTTGGTGGACAAGAAGTCGAGGGGCTCGCAGCTTCGTCTCGTGGTGCTCGACGACCTGGCCCGGCCCCGCATCCTGCCCGGGCCTTCGACGGACGTGCTGCGGGCGGCGTACGACACGATGACGGGAGCGGACCGATGAAGGTGCTCGTGCTGAACGGTCCCAACCTGGGCCGCCTGGGCCGTCGTCAGCCCGAGATCTACGGCACCACCACCCACGACGAGCTCGCCGAGGCCTGTCGGGTCTGGGGTGCCGAGCTGGACCTCGAGGTCGACGTCCGCCAGACCAACCACGAGGGCGAGCTGCTCGACTGGCTCAACGCCGCGGCCGACGAGGGCATCGCGGTCGTGCTCAACGCCGGAGCGTGGACGCACTACTCGTTGGCCCTCTTCGACGCGTGCGCACAGCTCGAGGAGCCGCTGGTCGAGGTGCATATCTCCGACCCGAAGCAACGCCCGGAGGAGTTCCGGCACACCTCGGTGGTCGAACCACACGCGGTCGCCACGATCGCGGGCCTGGGCATCCAGGGGTACCGCGAAGCGCTCCAGCTGCTGGCCGACGGGGCTACCTAGATTTCTCGGCCCACCGACGCGACCGATAGACTCTCCAGTTCCTGCCAGCCGTCGATCGACCCCGATCCGGGCCGGCAGTCCCCGACCTCGACCAGAAGGCTGACTCGCGCGCATGGCATCGACCAACGACTTGAAGAACGGCCTGGTGCTCAACCTGGACGGCCAGCTGTGGGCCGTCGTGGAGTTCCAGCACGTCAAGCCGGGCAAGGGCCCCGCCTTCGTGCGCACCAAGCTCAAGAACGTCGAGTCCGGCAAGACGGTCGACAAGACGTTCAACGCCGGCACCAAGGTCGAGACGGCCAGTGTCGACAAGCGCACGATGCAGTACCTCTACAACGACGGC
This is a stretch of genomic DNA from Nocardioides sp. InS609-2. It encodes these proteins:
- a CDS encoding type II 3-dehydroquinate dehydratase encodes the protein MKVLVLNGPNLGRLGRRQPEIYGTTTHDELAEACRVWGAELDLEVDVRQTNHEGELLDWLNAAADEGIAVVLNAGAWTHYSLALFDACAQLEEPLVEVHISDPKQRPEEFRHTSVVEPHAVATIAGLGIQGYREALQLLADGAT
- the aroB gene encoding 3-dehydroquinate synthase, with translation MNDTVLPVRGAAPYDVVIGHHLAHRLPAMLGESVQRIAVLYDGTLGQLAQPLVDSLVDAYDVLALGLPPGEAGKSAAVVADLWEALGAAGFTRSDVVVTFGGGATTDLGGFVAATWLRGVRVIHLPTTLLGMVDAAVGGKTGINTNAGKNLVGAFHEPAGVLCDLALLRTLPRDELVAGLGEVIKCGFIADPVILDLVESTDPESLTVDSPVLRELVERAIKVKIDVVVDDLRETGGADDHPGREVLNYGHTMAHAIERASGYAVRHGEAVAIGCVYVAEVARREGILPEAVADRHHTAFARVGLPTTWSGATFDELHDTMLVDKKSRGSQLRLVVLDDLARPRILPGPSTDVLRAAYDTMTGADR
- a CDS encoding shikimate kinase, with product MTGPRVVLIGPMGAGKTTVAGLLAAAWDVPVRDTDDDIEREQGRSISDIFVDSGEGQFRELEARAVAAALERHDGVLALGGGAVLDPATRDLLDGHTVVFLRVGLGDTVSRVGLGGGRPLLLGNMRGRIKQLLDERTPVYESVATHTVDTDGRTADEVAHQVAELLGEPVP
- the aroC gene encoding chorismate synthase encodes the protein MLRWLTAGESHGPSLVAILEGLPAHVRVTTADIADSLARRRLGYGRGARMKFEQDEVTITGGVRHGETMGGPVAINIGNTEWPKWDKVMSADPVDPVELDALARNAALTRPRPGHADLVGMQKYDFDEARPILERASARETAARVALGRVASNFLQQAVDAEIVSHVVRLGTVTAPEGLIPMPGDVERLDADPVRCLDPETSAAMVAEIDQAHKDGDTLGGVVEVVVHGLPPGLGSHVHWDRRLDARLAGALMGIQAIKGVEVGDGFALAATPGSLAHDEIVPTDDGLRRTSGRSGGTEGGMSTGEVLRVRAAMKPIATVPRALRTVDVATGEASVAHHQRSDVCAVPAAGIVAEAMVALVLAEAVVEKFGGDSVRETRRNVQSYLDTLRFR